The nucleotide sequence CAGCGCCCTGGTTTCCCCTCTCGCTTTCGCTGGTGATACCGGCAAGGTCGCCATTGGCAGCGGACTCGGCGGCGTATTGGGTAATGTAATCGGCCAACAGGTTGGCGGCAGCACGGGCGCGGCGGTTGGTGCAGGCCTGGGTGGCGCAGCCGGTGGGGTGATTACCGCACGTGACGGTAACAAAACTGAAGCCGCACTGGGCGGTGGGCTGGGTGCTGCGGGTGGCTCGGTATTGGGCAATAAGGTTGGCGGCAGCACGGGCTCAACCATCGGTGCCGGTCTCGGTGGCGCA is from Pseudomonas sp. TMP9 and encodes:
- a CDS encoding glycine zipper domain-containing protein; translated protein: MRTLCSALIFSALVSPLAFAGDTGKVAIGSGLGGVLGNVIGQQVGGSTGAAVGAGLGGAAGGVITARDGNKTEAALGGGLGAAGGSVLGNKVGGSTGSTIGAGLGGAAGGALANEYAGGGERDRGHYNGKKHKKHKKHKHH